The following proteins are encoded in a genomic region of bacterium:
- a CDS encoding DUF4926 domain-containing protein, translated as MIQDLDTVVLTHSIPEHELKQGDVGAVVHVYGDGKAFEVEFVTAAGQTVAVITLQPGDVRPMASTEILHARELARSA; from the coding sequence ATGATTCAGGATCTGGACACGGTCGTCCTCACCCACAGTATTCCCGAGCACGAACTGAAGCAGGGAGACGTCGGCGCCGTGGTGCATGTCTATGGCGACGGTAAGGCGTTTGAAGTCGAGTTTGTCACGGCAGCAGGTCAGACGGTCGCGGTGATCACTCTGCAGCCTGGAGACGTTCGGCCGATGGCATCGACCGAGATCCTGCATGCGCGGGAGCTCGCAAGA